In Leptospira langatensis, a genomic segment contains:
- the rpsI gene encoding 30S ribosomal protein S9 codes for MASAKEIWAVGRRKNAIARVKLKEGSGKIVVNDKDIKDYLQNSRSNIKEAITALTLMNVAEKFDLKVNVSGGGIVGQVGAIRHALARVICRYNPEFRATVKKEGLLTRDPRMVERKKYGLHKARRGTQFSKR; via the coding sequence ATGGCAAGCGCCAAGGAAATCTGGGCAGTAGGTCGTCGTAAGAACGCAATCGCCCGTGTGAAATTGAAAGAAGGTTCCGGCAAGATCGTAGTTAATGATAAGGATATCAAAGACTATCTACAAAACAGCCGTTCTAATATTAAAGAAGCCATTACTGCTTTAACCCTGATGAATGTAGCCGAAAAGTTCGATCTTAAGGTGAATGTTTCCGGGGGAGGGATCGTTGGTCAAGTTGGCGCGATCCGTCACGCTCTTGCTCGAGTGATCTGCCGTTATAATCCGGAGTTCAGAGCCACCGTTAAAAAAGAAGGTCTACTCACTCGTGACCCTCGTATGGTGGAGCGCAAGAAATACGGTCTACACAAAGCGCGTAGAGGAACCCAGTTCTCTAAACGATAA
- a CDS encoding DUF418 domain-containing protein, with protein sequence MEKIRRKDSLIHMLAQKRIGFIDFLRGFALFGILVVNLPYFSKPMFLVASQHENATLLDSIASWIVAFFFESKFYVLFSFLFGYGFATQMGNTEDPQANARYFRRIFALIILGILHGIFLFLGDILLSYGILGLALWFLRKKSPIWLLRFSFFFLLVAIAGRISLFAMEQSFRDFLANNISRILEETRKAYLGNFWENAIQRSKESFSSFRFLVLYQWPSVLAMFSLGLAAAKRSIFSNWEEAKPSLKRYFPWMLVLGVLGNLLYTFHSRHIFPEDLNKTLKFFLVCLDALSAPALTFCYVYLLGNYYASSKSEADKPWLENAGRSSLTVYLGESLVCCWIFCGWGLGYFDQLGSFIVLLLSVPIWIFWTGFSVLWGRFFSLGPMEWILRSWTYWSFIKLRKRGN encoded by the coding sequence TTGGAGAAAATCCGAAGAAAAGATTCACTGATCCATATGCTTGCGCAAAAACGGATCGGTTTTATAGATTTCTTAAGGGGTTTTGCGCTTTTCGGGATCTTAGTAGTCAATCTCCCTTATTTTTCTAAGCCTATGTTCCTCGTGGCTTCCCAACATGAGAACGCAACTCTCTTGGATTCCATCGCTTCCTGGATCGTGGCCTTTTTCTTCGAATCCAAGTTTTACGTACTATTCTCCTTCCTATTCGGCTACGGATTCGCGACACAAATGGGAAATACGGAGGATCCACAGGCAAACGCCAGATATTTCAGAAGGATATTCGCTCTTATTATATTAGGGATCTTGCATGGGATTTTTTTGTTCTTGGGGGATATCCTTCTCTCCTATGGAATTCTGGGCCTAGCATTATGGTTCCTAAGAAAGAAGAGCCCGATCTGGTTATTGCGTTTCTCTTTCTTTTTCCTATTAGTTGCGATTGCGGGAAGGATCTCTCTATTTGCAATGGAACAGTCCTTTCGGGACTTTCTGGCAAATAATATATCTCGCATCCTAGAGGAGACCAGAAAGGCCTATTTAGGGAATTTTTGGGAGAATGCGATCCAAAGGTCCAAGGAATCATTCTCTTCTTTCCGATTTTTGGTTTTGTACCAATGGCCTTCTGTGCTTGCAATGTTCTCTCTGGGCTTAGCTGCTGCAAAGAGATCCATTTTCAGCAATTGGGAAGAAGCAAAGCCTTCGCTGAAGAGATATTTCCCCTGGATGTTAGTTCTGGGAGTTTTAGGAAATCTTCTTTATACCTTCCATTCTAGGCATATTTTCCCCGAGGATCTAAACAAGACCCTGAAATTCTTCTTGGTTTGTCTAGATGCTCTTAGTGCACCTGCACTTACTTTCTGCTATGTGTATCTATTAGGAAATTATTATGCTTCTTCCAAGAGTGAGGCGGATAAACCTTGGCTGGAAAATGCCGGTAGGTCCTCCTTAACAGTCTATCTGGGAGAATCCTTGGTTTGTTGTTGGATCTTTTGCGGATGGGGACTTGGGTATTTCGATCAGCTTGGCAGTTTTATCGTGCTATTACTCTCAGTCCCGATCTGGATCTTCTGGACGGGCTTCTCGGTACTTTGGGGTCGCTTCTTCTCGTTGGGACCAATGGAGTGGATCCTTAGATCCTGGACATACTGGTCCTTTATAAAACTAAGAAAGCGGGGAAATTAA
- a CDS encoding MAPEG family protein produces MQKELWLFPIGALALLTFFVLIQVPIRRFYAGFKGMVTAKDFKYGESKRVPDWVVVVNRNYMNLLEVPVLFYLICLIHFLTDRTDALSLSLAWIYVVTRIVHSTIHLTYNHVFHRLGVFAFSNLILGGLWLDFFRYYI; encoded by the coding sequence ATGCAAAAAGAACTTTGGTTATTTCCGATCGGAGCATTAGCCTTATTAACGTTTTTTGTATTAATACAGGTCCCCATACGACGCTTCTACGCCGGTTTTAAAGGGATGGTCACTGCCAAAGATTTCAAGTATGGAGAATCCAAGAGAGTCCCGGATTGGGTCGTAGTAGTGAATCGGAACTATATGAATCTCTTGGAAGTCCCGGTCCTCTTCTATTTGATCTGTCTGATCCATTTCCTAACGGATAGAACGGATGCACTCAGCCTAAGCCTCGCATGGATCTATGTAGTAACTAGGATCGTTCATAGCACAATCCATCTCACCTACAATCACGTATTTCATAGATTGGGTGTCTTCGCATTTAGCAATCTGATCCTAGGCGGACTCTGGCTGGACTTTTTTCGTTATTATATTTGA
- the rplM gene encoding 50S ribosomal protein L13, with protein MPIVSKPHRTPSLKKEQANKAWYVVDAEGKTLGRLASEIAHRLRGKHKPTFTPNVDCGDNIIVINAAKVAVTGNKESQKEYFHHSRYPGGMTATSLQNMRVKHPEKILYEAVKGMLPKSKLGAEMLTHFRIFPGSEHNLGSQKPVKLEL; from the coding sequence ATGCCAATCGTATCTAAACCGCATAGAACTCCTTCCTTGAAAAAGGAACAAGCCAACAAGGCTTGGTATGTAGTGGACGCAGAGGGTAAAACCTTAGGTCGTCTCGCTTCGGAGATCGCTCATAGACTTCGCGGTAAGCATAAGCCTACATTTACTCCGAACGTGGATTGCGGAGATAATATCATTGTTATTAACGCGGCTAAAGTTGCCGTAACCGGAAACAAGGAATCTCAAAAGGAATATTTCCACCATTCACGTTATCCGGGCGGGATGACTGCCACCTCTCTTCAAAACATGAGAGTGAAACACCCTGAAAAAATCCTTTATGAAGCTGTAAAAGGAATGCTTCCCAAAAGCAAACTCGGCGCAGAAATGTTGACTCATTTCCGGATCTTCCCTGGAAGCGAGCATAACCTCGGCTCACAAAAGCCGGTGAAACTGGAACTCTAG
- a CDS encoding YceI family protein gives MKFRINSSYFRILSLGLFLASILSGAWQSKTFAADTSCKYSVAAEQTSLEWKAFKFTEKTGVGGKFTKVSISGTKPGDSVTQALKGLKFSIDPADLNSGNTERDPKIKGAFFGNLKSGGKISGSLSSISLEADQKSGKGVVHLTLNGVTKPVPLQFTLENGNILNAKGSVDLNHWNAGAALKALNDLCKELHTSKDGKSVLWPDVEIAIKSELKKDCK, from the coding sequence ATGAAATTTCGTATCAATTCTTCTTACTTTCGAATTTTATCCTTAGGCCTTTTCTTAGCATCCATTCTAAGCGGGGCTTGGCAATCCAAAACGTTTGCTGCGGACACTTCTTGTAAGTATTCCGTAGCTGCGGAGCAAACCAGTTTGGAATGGAAGGCATTTAAGTTTACCGAAAAGACCGGAGTGGGCGGCAAGTTCACTAAGGTAAGTATTTCCGGAACCAAGCCGGGAGATTCGGTCACACAAGCGCTGAAAGGATTAAAGTTCTCCATAGATCCCGCTGACTTGAATAGCGGGAATACGGAGCGAGATCCAAAGATCAAGGGCGCATTCTTTGGAAACCTGAAGTCGGGCGGAAAGATCTCAGGTTCTCTTTCTTCCATCAGTCTGGAAGCGGATCAGAAATCAGGCAAGGGTGTGGTCCATCTGACCTTGAACGGAGTAACCAAGCCTGTCCCTCTGCAATTTACATTAGAAAATGGCAATATACTGAACGCGAAAGGTTCCGTGGATCTAAATCATTGGAATGCCGGTGCTGCGTTAAAGGCCCTGAACGATCTGTGCAAGGAATTGCATACGAGTAAAGATGGTAAATCCGTTCTTTGGCCGGATGTAGAGATTGCGATCAAGTCCGAATTGAAGAAGGACTGTAAGTAA
- the thiL gene encoding thiamine-phosphate kinase encodes MNEEELISSLYPPGKEQENDCYSDGNGTLITTDTIVEGTHFRLDWSRPQDLASKLVEVNVSDIAAANGIPEKAFFNFGLSPSCNRKEFLEPFVDSFKKALISYDIELCGGDTYRTQELNLSLTLLGRSNSPLDRKGGKPGDKLYLSGHIGASLLGYKILEGAHISLPPELKEIALDRHLRPKSRLNLSKSLYSKNKIHAGMDLTDGLKQDAFKLAKSSRVSIEIELDRLPFQNGVKESIGIEGILTSGEELELLFLSPEELPELWEGIPIRKIGFVKGLGPGESPNVRYSYEGRSYSPKESGFRHF; translated from the coding sequence TTGAACGAAGAAGAACTCATCTCCTCTCTATATCCTCCCGGAAAGGAACAGGAAAACGACTGTTATTCGGACGGGAATGGAACTCTGATCACTACGGACACGATCGTAGAAGGAACGCATTTCCGTTTGGATTGGAGTCGCCCTCAAGATTTGGCAAGCAAACTGGTAGAAGTGAACGTATCGGATATCGCCGCGGCAAACGGGATCCCGGAAAAGGCCTTCTTCAATTTCGGGCTTTCTCCTTCTTGCAATCGAAAGGAATTCCTAGAGCCCTTCGTAGATTCATTTAAGAAGGCGCTCATCTCCTATGATATAGAGCTTTGCGGTGGAGATACGTATAGGACCCAAGAACTGAATCTTTCACTGACCTTGCTCGGAAGATCGAACTCTCCTTTGGATCGAAAAGGAGGAAAGCCTGGAGATAAACTCTATCTAAGCGGCCATATCGGAGCTTCCTTACTTGGTTATAAGATACTGGAAGGAGCGCATATTTCTCTACCTCCCGAGCTAAAGGAGATCGCTCTCGACAGACATCTTCGCCCTAAATCAAGGTTGAATTTAAGCAAATCGTTATATTCTAAAAATAAAATACATGCGGGAATGGACCTAACAGACGGACTTAAACAAGATGCGTTCAAACTCGCAAAATCCTCCCGAGTCTCCATAGAAATAGAATTGGATCGACTACCCTTTCAGAATGGGGTTAAGGAATCCATTGGTATCGAAGGGATCCTAACTTCCGGAGAAGAGCTCGAGTTGCTCTTTCTCTCCCCGGAAGAATTACCCGAACTCTGGGAAGGGATCCCGATCCGAAAGATCGGTTTCGTGAAGGGTTTAGGTCCGGGAGAATCTCCTAACGTTCGATATTCGTATGAAGGAAGGTCATACTCTCCGAAAGAATCCGGCTTCCGTCATTTTTGA
- a CDS encoding PAS domain S-box protein, protein MQEYLEKFVYEWVKTDEDFFHFMQDFGQDGVWAKNLNRENDLWINPRLRSVLGLELPGVKDKDITWDRILSAKDLESFGPGFFQDQRSSLITLHYKHSSGSILTAHTKIYFNSLNGERICVGCVNLKSDPDSELHSKKREIDFLFLANNLPALIGYWDADQRNRAANTSYLEWLGVGIDEIGGKHIKEVLGEELYRQNLPQIEGALRGERQVFEREVPLRDGSGVRHVLTFYIPDIVDGKVVGFSVISNDVSEIKKARQELVRAKEQLEKSSRVAKVGGWEINFEEGTRYWSDVAMEICEVTENEVSDLERMIRIYSEGNCRTKISKAIQDATERGISWDLELQIYNKKGGLKWVRTIGQPDFENGKCKRLFGIIQDIDERKTVESANIRLARIVESSDDAIIGRDLNDKIISWNPGAEKIFGYSEREIIGSPIQTLIPKQSVAEESGSEARMLRGKETVQYEAVRRGKDGRLMEMSISLSPMFDSLGRMIGSSEIGRDIGERRKIQESFQNAFEFSSIGMAVLDPEGRWLKVNDNLVKLLGYEREELYDLTFRDVTHPDDLETDLSLLQEMIDGKRTGYHLEKRYIKKNGDVIWILLSASVVKGADGKPIQYIAQIMDIDERKKAELELFRERSRLLAFVEHAPAAVAMFDTEIRYVAVSQRWLSEYHLLGRNILGLSHYEVFSNISEHWKEIHRRCLLGEVIKNDEDIWRPNGWDYDQYLRWEVRPWYQMDGSIGGIMMFTQDITESCLQREELKKAKLQAEQASKAKSDFLANMSHEIRTPLNGVIGFTDLLLRTSLDEVQHQYVMTVFQSAGSLLDIINDILDFSKIEAGKLELSYDRMNLFDLCSQIVNMIRFQAEKKGLQLIVSIAPEVPKFVKADSVRLRQIILNLFSNAVKFTEEGSIEFKVGVVKKISETESSFRFSVKDTGIGIAPENRKKIFDAFTQGDVSTTRRFGGTGLGLTISNKLLSMMGSELQLESEFGKGSSFYFDLNLNTVEGNGEDGALPVILHSADSSKQTEVPDMNDEDLLRKAFTILIAEDNSVNMMLATNIVKRILPAAKCVEAQNGKEAVQKYEAERPDLVFMDIQMPEMNGYEATRYIRKLESAGVHVPIIAVTAGIVSGEREKCIEAGMDDYMSKPAVKADFAKMLRKWLH, encoded by the coding sequence ATGCAAGAGTATCTTGAAAAGTTCGTTTATGAATGGGTGAAAACGGATGAGGATTTCTTCCATTTCATGCAAGACTTCGGCCAGGACGGGGTTTGGGCAAAGAATCTAAATAGAGAGAACGATCTTTGGATCAATCCGAGACTCAGATCCGTTTTAGGTTTGGAGCTTCCGGGTGTTAAGGATAAGGATATTACCTGGGATCGCATCCTTTCTGCTAAGGATCTGGAATCTTTCGGGCCCGGTTTTTTTCAGGACCAAAGATCTTCTCTTATTACTCTGCATTATAAGCATTCTTCCGGTTCTATCCTTACCGCTCATACCAAGATCTATTTTAATTCTCTAAATGGAGAGCGCATCTGTGTGGGATGTGTAAACCTTAAGAGCGATCCTGATTCGGAACTCCATTCTAAGAAGAGGGAGATCGACTTTCTTTTTCTTGCGAACAATCTTCCCGCTCTGATCGGATACTGGGATGCAGACCAGCGCAACCGAGCAGCAAATACTTCCTACTTGGAATGGCTTGGGGTCGGAATAGATGAAATTGGTGGGAAGCATATCAAGGAAGTCCTAGGAGAGGAGTTGTATCGTCAGAACCTTCCTCAGATAGAAGGAGCTTTGAGAGGAGAGAGGCAGGTCTTTGAAAGAGAAGTCCCTCTGCGAGATGGAAGCGGTGTGAGACATGTGCTTACATTCTATATTCCGGACATCGTGGATGGGAAAGTGGTAGGCTTCTCTGTCATCTCCAACGATGTTTCCGAAATTAAAAAGGCGAGACAGGAACTCGTTCGAGCCAAGGAACAATTAGAAAAAAGTAGCAGAGTCGCGAAGGTAGGTGGCTGGGAGATCAACTTCGAAGAAGGCACTCGCTATTGGTCCGATGTCGCTATGGAGATCTGTGAAGTCACTGAAAACGAAGTATCGGATCTGGAGAGAATGATCCGCATCTATTCCGAAGGAAATTGCAGGACCAAGATCTCTAAAGCGATCCAAGACGCGACGGAGAGAGGCATCTCTTGGGATCTAGAATTACAGATCTATAATAAAAAAGGCGGCCTGAAATGGGTTCGCACGATCGGGCAACCCGACTTCGAGAATGGCAAATGCAAACGATTATTCGGTATCATACAGGACATAGATGAACGCAAGACGGTGGAGAGCGCCAATATTCGTTTAGCAAGGATCGTCGAGTCTTCTGACGATGCGATCATCGGCAGGGACTTGAACGACAAGATCATTTCCTGGAACCCGGGTGCGGAGAAGATCTTCGGATATTCCGAGAGAGAGATTATCGGTTCTCCCATCCAGACATTGATTCCTAAGCAATCCGTGGCGGAAGAAAGTGGAAGCGAAGCTAGAATGTTGAGAGGAAAGGAAACAGTTCAATATGAGGCGGTCCGACGCGGTAAAGATGGTCGTCTGATGGAAATGTCCATCTCTCTTTCACCTATGTTCGATTCTTTGGGGAGAATGATCGGTTCTTCCGAGATCGGAAGGGATATAGGGGAAAGAAGAAAGATCCAAGAATCCTTTCAGAACGCTTTCGAATTCTCCTCCATAGGAATGGCGGTATTGGATCCGGAAGGAAGATGGTTAAAGGTAAACGACAATCTGGTAAAATTGCTCGGCTACGAAAGAGAGGAATTATATGACCTTACCTTTAGAGATGTAACTCATCCGGATGACTTGGAAACGGATCTATCCCTCTTACAGGAAATGATAGATGGGAAAAGGACAGGATATCATTTAGAAAAACGTTATATTAAGAAAAATGGGGACGTGATCTGGATCCTGCTCTCCGCGTCCGTAGTAAAAGGTGCTGACGGAAAGCCCATCCAATACATAGCCCAGATCATGGACATAGACGAGAGAAAGAAAGCGGAGCTGGAACTATTCAGGGAAAGATCCAGGCTACTTGCATTCGTAGAGCATGCGCCTGCCGCAGTTGCGATGTTCGATACCGAGATTCGATATGTCGCAGTAAGCCAGAGATGGTTATCGGAATACCATTTGCTCGGAAGGAATATCCTAGGGCTTTCGCACTACGAAGTCTTTTCGAATATCTCCGAACATTGGAAGGAGATTCATCGAAGATGCCTTTTAGGTGAAGTCATCAAGAACGATGAGGATATCTGGAGACCGAACGGATGGGATTACGATCAATATCTTCGTTGGGAGGTTCGTCCTTGGTACCAGATGGACGGTTCCATAGGCGGGATCATGATGTTCACTCAGGATATCACTGAAAGTTGCCTGCAAAGAGAAGAATTGAAGAAGGCTAAACTTCAGGCGGAGCAGGCGAGCAAGGCCAAATCCGACTTTCTTGCGAACATGAGCCATGAGATCCGAACTCCTCTGAACGGAGTTATAGGATTTACGGACCTTCTTCTTCGAACCTCTCTGGACGAGGTCCAGCATCAGTACGTTATGACTGTGTTCCAGTCTGCTGGATCTTTATTAGATATTATTAATGATATCTTAGACTTTTCCAAGATAGAAGCCGGTAAGCTGGAGCTTTCTTACGATAGGATGAATCTGTTCGATCTATGTAGCCAGATCGTAAATATGATCCGCTTCCAAGCGGAGAAGAAGGGACTGCAACTTATAGTGAGTATTGCGCCTGAAGTCCCCAAATTCGTGAAAGCGGATAGCGTTCGTCTCAGGCAGATCATCTTGAACTTATTCAGTAATGCGGTCAAATTTACGGAAGAAGGAAGCATAGAATTCAAGGTCGGAGTAGTGAAAAAGATCTCAGAAACGGAATCTAGTTTTAGATTCTCTGTCAAGGATACCGGGATCGGGATCGCTCCGGAAAATAGAAAGAAGATCTTCGATGCATTCACCCAAGGAGATGTGTCCACTACTCGCAGATTCGGAGGAACCGGGCTCGGACTTACTATCTCGAATAAATTGCTCTCTATGATGGGGAGTGAATTGCAATTGGAGAGTGAGTTTGGCAAGGGAAGTAGTTTCTATTTCGATCTAAATCTAAATACTGTCGAAGGAAATGGAGAAGATGGGGCCCTTCCCGTGATCCTTCATAGTGCTGATAGTTCCAAGCAAACAGAAGTTCCCGATATGAACGATGAAGATTTGCTCCGTAAGGCATTCACAATCCTGATCGCGGAAGATAATTCGGTGAATATGATGCTCGCCACAAACATAGTAAAGCGTATCCTTCCGGCTGCGAAATGTGTGGAGGCGCAAAATGGCAAAGAGGCCGTCCAGAAATACGAGGCCGAAAGACCGGATCTGGTCTTTATGGATATACAAATGCCGGAGATGAACGGGTACGAGGCTACTAGATATATTAGAAAATTAGAAAGTGCTGGTGTTCATGTTCCTATCATTGCAGTCACCGCAGGGATCGTTTCCGGAGAAAGAGAGAAGTGTATAGAGGCGGGAATGGACGATTATATGAGTAAACCAGCAGTCAAAGCGGACTTTGCGAAAATGCTCCGTAAATGGCTACATTGA
- a CDS encoding LA_0442/LA_0875 N-terminal domain-containing protein: protein MRHTLTRSLRIAIFLLLFYFPIGIFGQQTVLLRSGGKVVGSVVGHTERNITVQTDVGKKNISKRDILKIIYKDVSKEEEKRIRQEEEKKLQENPQQKIEEPIIIIEPPKQEAIGPGRNKWSAVWRSAILPGWGQSYTENRSEAILTGSVFLGTVALAVAARSEAESAKKHYDDVVSKSGTTGTYILGGGLANYFLYTQVPSARSEYSAAVQHYNEAVYVLGAVYLTQLVRSYFLGSSWAGQADAPVTWGVSPKPDLIPGKLGWGAEARLSFRF from the coding sequence ATGCGACATACCCTGACCAGAAGTCTCAGAATTGCCATCTTTCTACTGTTATTCTATTTTCCGATAGGGATATTCGGCCAGCAGACGGTCCTGCTCAGGAGCGGCGGAAAAGTAGTAGGGTCCGTAGTGGGTCATACGGAAAGGAATATCACTGTTCAGACCGATGTCGGAAAGAAAAACATCAGCAAACGGGATATTTTAAAGATTATTTATAAAGATGTTTCTAAAGAAGAAGAGAAACGGATCCGCCAAGAAGAAGAGAAGAAGCTGCAGGAAAACCCTCAGCAAAAAATCGAAGAGCCCATCATTATTATAGAACCTCCTAAGCAGGAAGCAATCGGACCAGGAAGAAATAAATGGAGCGCAGTATGGAGATCTGCAATCCTTCCAGGTTGGGGGCAGTCTTATACCGAGAATCGTAGCGAGGCAATTTTGACCGGAAGCGTATTCTTGGGCACTGTGGCCCTTGCTGTCGCGGCCAGATCGGAAGCGGAATCCGCTAAAAAACATTATGACGATGTGGTCTCCAAAAGCGGCACTACCGGGACATATATCTTAGGAGGAGGCTTGGCAAATTACTTCCTGTACACTCAGGTTCCGAGCGCCAGATCCGAGTATAGCGCAGCGGTACAGCATTATAACGAAGCCGTTTACGTTTTAGGAGCAGTCTATCTGACCCAATTGGTCCGAAGCTATTTTCTGGGCAGCTCCTGGGCAGGTCAGGCGGATGCTCCGGTCACTTGGGGGGTTTCTCCTAAGCCTGATCTGATCCCCGGAAAACTAGGTTGGGGTGCCGAGGCCAGACTTTCTTTCCGCTTCTAA